A window of the Phaseolus vulgaris cultivar G19833 chromosome 5, P. vulgaris v2.0, whole genome shotgun sequence genome harbors these coding sequences:
- the LOC137834486 gene encoding uncharacterized protein, which produces MEHLFSYKRQVPTSGNKYPRIMHWMDVTVGDHELGRGLRKNKVLLELCASNEELCSKFVEEAFEQIGCRITKKKPTKDEVRAMRVKVLELMRKSEEQEVLITSMEKEVNDIVELIARRNCLCRDTPSEVVEVEPLAMDCTYLKKAESSREDVDEDKQFHVDEVQSNEEVNNHEDVDENKQLHVDEVQPNEEVTMFPKINGEPRKRFKSAVLKTP; this is translated from the exons ATGGAACATTTGTTCTCTTATAAGCGTCAAGTACCTACGAGTGGGAATAAATATCCCCGTATCATGCATTGGATGGATGTTACAGTTGGTGACCATGAACTTGGACGTGGTTTGCGTAAGAATaag GTTCTTCTTGAGTTATGTGCTTCCAATGAAGAACTTTGCAGTAAatttgttgaagaagcttttgaACAAATTGGGTGTCGAATTACGAAGAAGAAACCAACAAAGGATGAAGTCCGTGCAATGAGGGTGAAAGTTCTTGAACTGATGCGGAAATCTGAGGAGCAGGAAGTATTAATCACAAGTATGGAGAAAGAGGTGAATGACATAGTTGAGTTAATTGCAAGGAGAAATTGTCTTTGTCGTGATACTCCGTCAGAAGTAGTTGAAGTTGAACCTCTTGCAATGGATTGCACATACTTAAAAAAGGCAGAAAGTAGTCGTGAAGATGTAGATGAAGATAAACAATTTCATGTAGATGAAGTCCAATCAAATGAAGAAGTCAACAATCATGAAGATGTAGatgaaaataaacaattacatGTAGATGAAGTCCAACCAAATGAAGAAGTGACAATGTTTCCTAAAATAAACGGTGAACCGAGGAAACGTTTCAAGAGTGCTGTTTTGAAAACACCTTGA